A region of Vibrio chagasii DNA encodes the following proteins:
- the dnaE gene encoding DNA polymerase III subunit alpha, which translates to MSDPKFVHLRVHSDFSMVDGLSKVPPLVKKVAEMGMPALALTDFTNLCGLVKFYGTAHGCGVKPIIGADFLMQSPEFGDELTKLTVLASDNKGYNNLTLLISKAYLRGHIQHQPVIDKEWLIENAEGLIILSGAKEGEIGKALLKGNRDLVASSVEFYKTHFPDRFYLELIRTGRADEESYLHFALELAEQQDLPVVATNEVVFLTEDLFDAHEIRVAIHDGYTMVDPRRPKNYSAQQYLRSEEEMCELFSDIPEALENSVEIAKRCNVTVRLGEYFLPNFPTEGLAIEDFLIKKSEEGLERRLAFLFPDEQVRAERRPEYDERLKVELEVINNMGFPGYFLIVMEFIQWSKDNDVPVGPGRGSGAGSLVAYALDITDLDPLEYDLLFERFLNPERVSMPDFDIDFCMDKRDQVIDHVAEMYGRDAVSQIITFGTMAAKAVIRDVGRVLGHPFGFVDRISKLVPPDPGMTLEKAFLAEPALPELYDGDEEVRELIDKCRILEGCTRNAGKHAGGVVISPTTITDFAPIYADAEGNFPVTQFDKNDVETAGLVKFDFLGLRTLTIIDWALGLVNPRLKKEGKEPVRIESIPLDDQASFNLLQNSETTAVFQLESRGMKDLIKRLQPDCFEDIIALVALFRPGPLQSGMVDNFIDRKHGREAVSYPDETWQHESLKDTLEPTYGIILYQEQVMQIAQILAGYTLGGADMLRRAMGKKKPEEMAKQRGTFKEGAEANGVDGELAMKIFDLVEKFAGYGFNKSHSAAYALVSYQTLWLKTHYPAEFMAAVMTADMDNTEKVIGLVDECFRMKLKLLPPDINSGLYRFNVDDDGAIVYGIGAIKGVGEGPIEAIIEARNKGGYFKDLFDFCARIDLKKVNKRVIEKLILSGALDRLGPHRAAMMASLADAVKAASQYHHAESFGQSDMFGVLTDAPEEVEHKYTQVPRWPEKVWLEGERETLGLYLTGHPVNAYIKELAKYTSCRLKDATPTRRDQSLTIAGLVIAARVMTTKRGTRIGLMTIDDRSGRMEVMLFSDALDRYAELLEKDKIVVVSGQVSFDDFNGGLKMSAREVMDLGSAREKYARGVSISIDESQINGQFFERFSQILEPYRAGTVPVNVYYQRADARARLTLGTEWRVTPSDTLLDELKQLLGNSQVELEFN; encoded by the coding sequence ATGTCAGATCCAAAATTTGTTCACCTACGCGTACACAGTGACTTTTCTATGGTGGATGGCCTGTCTAAGGTGCCACCATTAGTTAAAAAAGTTGCTGAAATGGGTATGCCAGCTTTAGCACTTACCGACTTCACTAACCTATGTGGTTTGGTGAAATTTTACGGTACTGCCCATGGGTGTGGGGTTAAACCAATTATTGGTGCTGATTTTTTGATGCAATCTCCAGAATTTGGAGATGAGCTGACGAAACTGACGGTTTTAGCGTCTGATAACAAAGGTTATAACAACCTTACCTTGCTGATTTCAAAAGCTTACTTGCGTGGTCACATACAGCATCAACCTGTGATCGATAAAGAGTGGTTAATCGAAAACGCTGAGGGGTTGATTATCTTATCTGGCGCCAAAGAAGGCGAGATCGGTAAGGCATTGCTGAAAGGTAATCGTGATCTCGTCGCGAGTAGTGTCGAGTTTTACAAAACTCACTTCCCCGATCGCTTTTACTTAGAGCTGATTCGTACCGGGCGTGCCGATGAAGAGTCTTACCTGCATTTTGCGTTAGAGCTTGCTGAGCAACAAGACTTACCTGTTGTGGCAACCAACGAAGTGGTGTTCTTAACTGAAGACTTGTTTGACGCCCATGAAATCCGCGTAGCAATCCATGATGGTTACACCATGGTCGATCCGCGTCGTCCAAAAAACTACAGTGCGCAACAGTATCTTCGTAGTGAAGAAGAGATGTGTGAGCTGTTTTCAGATATCCCAGAAGCGCTTGAAAACAGCGTAGAGATTGCTAAGCGTTGTAACGTTACTGTTCGTCTTGGTGAGTACTTCCTCCCTAACTTCCCGACCGAAGGTTTAGCGATCGAAGATTTCTTGATTAAGAAATCAGAAGAAGGCCTTGAACGTCGTCTAGCATTCTTGTTCCCAGATGAGCAAGTTCGAGCCGAGCGCCGTCCTGAATACGATGAACGTCTTAAAGTCGAACTCGAAGTTATCAACAACATGGGTTTCCCGGGTTACTTCTTGATCGTAATGGAATTCATCCAGTGGTCTAAAGATAACGATGTACCAGTAGGCCCTGGTCGTGGTTCGGGTGCAGGTTCATTGGTGGCGTATGCATTGGATATCACGGATCTCGATCCGCTAGAATACGATCTACTATTCGAACGTTTCTTGAACCCAGAACGTGTCTCGATGCCCGATTTCGATATCGACTTCTGTATGGATAAGCGTGACCAAGTAATTGATCACGTTGCAGAAATGTATGGTCGTGATGCGGTATCTCAGATCATCACCTTTGGTACCATGGCGGCAAAAGCGGTAATTCGTGACGTAGGCCGTGTATTGGGTCACCCGTTTGGCTTCGTCGACCGTATTTCTAAGCTTGTACCGCCAGATCCGGGTATGACACTTGAGAAAGCCTTTCTTGCCGAGCCTGCATTGCCAGAGCTTTACGATGGTGATGAAGAGGTTCGCGAACTGATCGATAAGTGTCGCATTCTAGAAGGTTGTACGCGAAACGCCGGTAAACACGCGGGTGGTGTTGTAATCTCACCAACCACAATTACAGATTTTGCGCCTATCTATGCGGATGCAGAAGGTAACTTCCCGGTAACGCAATTCGATAAGAATGACGTTGAAACCGCTGGTTTGGTTAAATTCGACTTCTTGGGTCTACGTACCCTGACCATCATCGACTGGGCGTTGGGCCTAGTGAACCCACGCTTGAAGAAAGAAGGTAAAGAGCCGGTTCGTATTGAATCGATCCCTTTGGATGATCAAGCGTCGTTCAACCTACTACAAAATTCTGAAACCACTGCGGTATTCCAGCTGGAATCACGCGGTATGAAAGACTTGATCAAACGTCTTCAGCCTGACTGTTTCGAAGATATCATCGCATTGGTAGCCTTGTTCCGTCCGGGTCCGCTGCAATCAGGCATGGTAGATAACTTTATCGACCGTAAGCACGGTCGAGAAGCGGTCTCTTACCCAGATGAAACATGGCAACATGAATCGCTAAAAGACACGTTAGAACCAACCTATGGCATCATTCTTTACCAAGAGCAGGTAATGCAAATTGCACAGATCCTAGCGGGTTATACGCTAGGTGGAGCGGATATGCTGCGTCGTGCGATGGGTAAGAAAAAGCCAGAAGAGATGGCTAAACAGCGTGGTACCTTCAAAGAAGGTGCAGAAGCCAACGGTGTTGATGGCGAGCTGGCCATGAAGATCTTCGACTTGGTAGAAAAGTTTGCGGGCTACGGCTTTAACAAATCGCACTCAGCTGCGTACGCATTGGTTTCTTACCAAACACTCTGGCTGAAAACACACTATCCTGCAGAGTTTATGGCCGCGGTAATGACGGCGGATATGGATAACACCGAGAAGGTTATCGGCCTTGTTGATGAGTGTTTCCGTATGAAGCTCAAATTGCTGCCGCCTGATATTAACTCTGGTCTCTACCGATTTAATGTTGATGACGACGGTGCGATCGTTTACGGCATCGGCGCGATTAAAGGGGTAGGTGAAGGCCCGATTGAAGCGATCATTGAAGCGCGAAATAAGGGCGGTTACTTCAAAGATTTATTCGACTTCTGTGCTCGTATCGATTTAAAGAAAGTTAACAAGCGTGTTATCGAAAAGTTGATTCTATCGGGTGCGTTAGATAGATTAGGCCCTCACCGCGCAGCGATGATGGCTTCATTGGCTGATGCGGTTAAAGCAGCAAGCCAATATCACCATGCCGAGTCCTTTGGTCAATCGGATATGTTTGGTGTATTGACGGATGCTCCGGAAGAAGTCGAGCACAAGTACACCCAAGTACCAAGATGGCCAGAAAAGGTTTGGCTCGAAGGTGAACGTGAAACGCTAGGTTTGTACCTGACGGGTCACCCGGTTAACGCTTACATCAAAGAGTTAGCGAAATACACCAGCTGCCGTTTGAAAGATGCGACGCCAACACGCCGTGACCAATCATTAACCATTGCAGGTTTGGTGATTGCAGCTCGAGTAATGACCACCAAGCGTGGTACTCGAATTGGTTTGATGACCATCGACGATCGATCTGGGCGTATGGAAGTGATGTTGTTCTCAGATGCGCTCGATCGTTACGCAGAATTGCTCGAAAAAGACAAAATTGTGGTCGTTTCTGGACAGGTCAGCTTTGATGACTTCAACGGTGGGCTTAAAATGTCCGCGCGCGAGGTCATGGACTTAGGAAGCGCCCGTGAAAAATATGCTCGTGGGGTATCGATATCTATCGATGAATCCCAAATTAATGGTCAATTTTTTGAACGATTTAGTCAAATCTTAGAACCTTATAGAGCCGGAACGGTCCCAGTCAATGTATACTACCAGCGTGCCGACGCTAGAGCGCGGTTAACATTGGGCACAGAATGGCGCGTGACGCCAAGTGATACATTACTAGACGAATTAAAACAGCTGCTTGGAAATAGCCAAGTAGAACTCGAATTTAACTAA
- the accA gene encoding acetyl-CoA carboxylase carboxyl transferase subunit alpha codes for MSLNFLEFEKPIAELEAKIEALRDVSRHGGDTAVDLDKEIEQLEKKSLELKQKIFSDLGAWQVAQLARHPQRPYTKDYLEHAFTEFEEMAGDRAYADDKAIVGGMARLNGRPVMVIGHQKGRETKEKVLRNFGMPKPEGYRKALRLMETAERFNMPIITFIDTAGAYPGVGAEERGQSEAIAKNLKVMAGLSVPVICNVVGEGGSGGALAIGVGDYVNMLQYSTYSVISPEGCASILWRDSDKAPQAAEAMGLIAPRLKELELIDEIIPEPLGGAHRDPVQTAQNMKDLLVKQLEELEQFDNETLLERRYQRLMSYGYC; via the coding sequence ATGAGCCTGAACTTTCTAGAATTTGAAAAGCCTATCGCTGAACTTGAAGCAAAAATCGAAGCGCTACGTGACGTTTCGCGTCACGGTGGTGACACAGCGGTAGATCTAGACAAAGAAATTGAACAACTAGAGAAAAAAAGCTTAGAGCTTAAACAGAAAATCTTTAGCGACTTAGGTGCATGGCAGGTAGCTCAACTTGCTCGCCACCCACAACGTCCTTACACAAAAGATTACCTGGAGCATGCATTCACAGAATTTGAAGAGATGGCGGGCGATCGCGCTTACGCTGACGACAAAGCAATCGTGGGTGGCATGGCTCGTCTAAATGGCCGTCCTGTTATGGTTATTGGTCACCAGAAAGGTCGCGAGACTAAAGAAAAAGTACTTCGCAACTTTGGTATGCCAAAGCCAGAAGGTTACCGTAAGGCACTTCGCCTAATGGAAACCGCTGAGCGTTTCAACATGCCTATCATTACTTTCATCGATACAGCTGGTGCATACCCAGGTGTTGGCGCGGAAGAACGTGGCCAATCTGAAGCTATCGCTAAAAACCTTAAGGTTATGGCTGGCCTTTCTGTTCCAGTTATCTGTAACGTTGTTGGTGAAGGCGGTTCTGGTGGTGCACTGGCAATTGGTGTTGGTGACTACGTGAACATGCTTCAGTACTCTACGTACTCAGTAATCTCTCCAGAAGGTTGTGCTTCAATCCTATGGCGTGATTCAGATAAAGCACCACAAGCTGCTGAAGCGATGGGCCTAATTGCTCCTCGTCTTAAAGAGCTTGAGCTTATCGACGAAATCATCCCTGAGCCGCTAGGTGGCGCACACCGTGATCCAGTGCAAACCGCTCAGAACATGAAAGACCTTCTAGTTAAACAGCTAGAAGAGCTAGAGCAGTTTGATAACGAAACGCTTCTTGAGCGTCGTTACCAGCGTCTAATGAGCTACGGTTACTGCTGA